In a single window of the Pseudobacteriovorax antillogorgiicola genome:
- the lspA gene encoding signal peptidase II, translated as MLKNIRFPFLSTRIGKLMFLALTLVFLGSVGLDQVSKRHAHGTLLTWEHETNKRQFRTDSYHVFTLGEVRTEDNQRGEYFRFKFQYQRNTGAAFSMLADLDDTYRVPFFYAVTLIAIFFVSYYLKTLPLNYHVTRLGLVLILSGAIGNFLDRVVFGYVIDFLDVDWNLFGWHHDFAVFNIADVAINLGIICFIIESLLRKKPVEVTLQGELIASK; from the coding sequence ATGCTAAAAAACATTCGATTCCCATTTCTTTCCACTCGTATTGGTAAACTCATGTTCTTGGCTCTGACTCTAGTCTTTTTAGGCTCTGTGGGTCTCGACCAAGTTTCTAAACGGCACGCTCACGGCACGCTTCTGACTTGGGAGCACGAGACCAATAAAAGGCAGTTTCGAACCGATTCTTACCATGTCTTTACCCTTGGTGAAGTTCGGACGGAAGATAACCAGCGCGGGGAGTATTTTCGATTTAAGTTTCAGTACCAGAGGAACACAGGGGCTGCCTTCAGCATGCTTGCAGATCTTGATGATACCTATCGCGTGCCGTTTTTCTATGCCGTAACGCTGATTGCGATCTTCTTTGTATCTTATTACCTTAAAACCCTGCCACTAAATTACCATGTGACGCGGCTCGGACTTGTCCTAATACTTTCTGGCGCGATTGGCAACTTTTTGGATCGTGTGGTATTTGGATACGTCATCGATTTTTTAGATGTTGATTGGAACCTGTTTGGTTGGCATCACGATTTTGCGGTGTTCAACATTGCTGACGTAGCGATCAACCTCGGGATCATCTGTTTCATCATTGAGTCGCTACTTCGAAAGAAGCCAGTCGAAGTGACACTCCAGGGCGAGTTGATTGCGTCAAAGTAG
- a CDS encoding DUF3450 domain-containing protein → MAHKLSQKVTRYCLPAVLGLSLTQASFGDAVKKSVDVQTTTVAQNKTSQKNIDGMADKTSRLLDEYRLVVSETESLRTYNDQLEKLIKSQNEEVGSIQKQIDSIEVTNKEVVPLMIKMIDGLEQFVELDVPFLMEERKNRIQTLREMMDRADVSTSEKYRRVLEAYQVENEYGRSIEAYSATVDVDGEKKTVDFLRIGRVVLIYQTLDGKTAMIWNKTNRKWEELGSQYASSIKQGLKIAKKQSAPDLLTLPVPAPEAN, encoded by the coding sequence ATGGCTCACAAGCTTTCACAAAAGGTTACTCGGTACTGCTTACCGGCAGTGCTTGGTTTATCCCTGACGCAGGCATCCTTCGGGGATGCAGTAAAAAAGTCTGTTGATGTGCAAACAACAACAGTGGCTCAGAACAAAACCTCTCAGAAGAACATCGATGGGATGGCAGATAAGACATCCCGCCTCCTTGACGAGTACCGACTGGTTGTCAGCGAAACAGAGAGCCTTCGGACTTACAACGACCAGCTTGAAAAACTCATCAAATCGCAAAATGAAGAAGTCGGTTCGATCCAGAAGCAGATCGACAGCATCGAGGTAACGAACAAAGAAGTCGTACCATTGATGATCAAGATGATCGATGGATTAGAGCAGTTTGTGGAACTGGATGTTCCATTCCTCATGGAAGAGCGAAAGAATCGGATTCAAACACTTCGCGAGATGATGGATCGTGCTGACGTTTCGACATCTGAAAAGTACCGTCGTGTTTTAGAAGCTTACCAGGTTGAGAATGAGTATGGTCGTTCTATCGAGGCGTACTCAGCGACAGTAGATGTGGACGGTGAGAAGAAAACTGTGGACTTTTTGCGCATTGGTCGCGTTGTCCTAATCTATCAGACGCTTGATGGCAAAACAGCAATGATCTGGAACAAGACCAACCGTAAATGGGAAGAGCTTGGTAGCCAGTACGCGTCATCTATCAAGCAGGGCCTTAAGATTGCTAAGAAGCAGTCAGCACCTGACTTGTTGACCTTACCCGTTCCCGCTCCGGAGGCAAACTAA
- a CDS encoding MotA/TolQ/ExbB proton channel family protein gives MTFFKSKVVPFAAVLGLALSSASLTANAQANSLDQLLEQVKRDKAKDNKINKEREAKFLANKNEQQAILNKAKAELAAQKARGETLKTQFDSNEKQLSELETKLKMTMGTLGELFGVVRQVAGDAKGSFETSLVTAENPGRTAFVDDLSRRKSLPDSSDLAQLWVELLTEMTESGKVSTFKGQVTLVDGTKAEQEVTRIGVFNLVSQGKYLRYDDTVDEMIELGRQPASRFLSQIKDFESAGPGELSALGIDPSRGSILSALVQAPSLWERFQQGGIVGWVIASVLFVGLILTGERMFYLTKVGRQIKDQLSSRSFDKSNPLGLIFATYEENKDKDIESLELKLDEAIIKGTSSVEKGLGTIKILASVAPLLGLLGTVTGMIGTFQSMMLFGTGDPKVMAGGISQALVTTVLGLVAAIPLILLHSFVSGRSKAVLSVLEEQSAGLMASRVEEEGKA, from the coding sequence ATGACATTCTTTAAATCAAAAGTAGTTCCTTTTGCAGCCGTACTAGGGCTGGCATTGAGTAGCGCTAGCTTGACTGCTAATGCGCAGGCAAACTCTCTCGATCAGTTGCTTGAGCAGGTGAAGCGAGACAAAGCGAAAGACAATAAGATAAACAAAGAGCGTGAAGCAAAATTCTTAGCAAATAAGAACGAGCAACAGGCGATTCTCAACAAGGCCAAGGCTGAGTTGGCGGCTCAAAAAGCTCGGGGTGAAACTCTTAAAACTCAGTTTGACTCCAACGAAAAGCAACTTTCTGAGCTTGAAACCAAGCTAAAGATGACAATGGGAACTTTGGGCGAGCTATTTGGCGTCGTTCGTCAAGTTGCCGGAGATGCCAAGGGAAGCTTTGAAACCTCTCTAGTAACTGCTGAGAATCCTGGCCGTACAGCTTTCGTCGATGATCTTTCTCGTCGTAAATCACTGCCTGACAGCAGCGACTTGGCTCAGCTTTGGGTTGAGCTACTTACCGAGATGACAGAGTCTGGTAAGGTTTCTACTTTCAAAGGTCAGGTGACTCTTGTGGACGGCACTAAGGCTGAGCAAGAAGTGACCCGTATCGGTGTTTTCAACCTAGTATCTCAGGGCAAGTACCTTCGCTATGATGACACAGTTGATGAGATGATCGAACTTGGTCGTCAGCCTGCATCACGATTCCTTTCTCAAATTAAGGATTTCGAAAGTGCTGGCCCTGGTGAGCTTAGCGCTTTAGGAATTGACCCATCACGAGGCTCTATCCTGAGCGCCCTTGTTCAGGCACCAAGCCTTTGGGAGAGATTTCAGCAGGGTGGTATCGTCGGTTGGGTTATCGCATCCGTGCTCTTTGTGGGCTTGATCCTCACTGGTGAGCGTATGTTCTACCTCACAAAAGTTGGGCGTCAGATCAAAGATCAGTTGTCATCACGATCTTTCGACAAGAGCAACCCTCTGGGTTTGATCTTTGCAACTTACGAAGAAAATAAAGACAAAGATATTGAGAGTCTTGAGCTAAAGCTCGATGAGGCAATCATCAAAGGAACGTCTTCCGTAGAGAAGGGCTTAGGCACGATTAAGATCCTTGCTTCGGTAGCACCGCTTCTTGGTCTTCTTGGTACGGTTACTGGTATGATTGGCACGTTCCAATCCATGATGCTCTTCGGTACCGGAGATCCGAAAGTTATGGCCGGTGGTATTTCACAGGCACTTGTAACGACGGTTCTAGGTCTTGTTGCTGCAATTCCACTTATTCTTCTCCACAGCTTCGTATCGGGCCGCAGTAAAGCAGTTCTTTCTGTTCTAGAAGAGCAGAGTGCTGGCTTGATGGCCTCTCGCGTGGAAGAGGAGGGTAAAGCGTGA
- a CDS encoding MotA/TolQ/ExbB proton channel family protein, whose product MIFLFETWEVIRDFLETGGQVLLVIALATLVLWTLILEKYYYFFRVYPAEAKGVVGKWQARKDKSSWAAHRIREALISDVGTRLDKSVGLIKTMVAICPLLGLMGTVTGMISVFEIMGYTGTSNARLMASGISMATIPTMAGMVASLSGLYFGSRLESKAKKARDELADQLPYN is encoded by the coding sequence GTGATCTTCCTTTTCGAAACATGGGAAGTGATTCGCGACTTTTTAGAGACTGGTGGCCAGGTCTTGCTAGTGATTGCTTTGGCGACCCTTGTTCTGTGGACCTTGATTCTTGAGAAGTACTATTACTTCTTTAGGGTTTACCCTGCAGAAGCCAAAGGGGTTGTTGGCAAGTGGCAGGCACGCAAGGACAAGTCGTCCTGGGCTGCCCACCGGATTCGAGAAGCCTTAATCTCCGATGTTGGGACACGTCTCGACAAGTCGGTTGGCTTAATTAAAACCATGGTAGCTATCTGTCCTTTGCTCGGCTTGATGGGAACGGTGACCGGTATGATCAGCGTTTTTGAAATCATGGGCTACACAGGAACGAGCAACGCTCGCTTGATGGCATCTGGTATCTCGATGGCGACCATCCCCACCATGGCGGGAATGGTGGCATCTCTATCAGGTCTCTACTTTGGATCACGACTAGAAAGTAAGGCAAAGAAGGCAAGGGATGAGCTTGCAGACCAGCTCCCCTATAATTGA
- a CDS encoding ExbD/TolR family protein has protein sequence MRARFRRNAEEEAGIDMTPMLDIVFIMLIFFIVTTSFVKESGIDVNRPSAATATKKERANILIAISDAGEIWIQKRRVDVRSVRANVEKLHAENPEGSVVIQSDKGAKTGTLIQVMDQVRLAGVTAVSIAAKPQE, from the coding sequence ATGAGAGCACGTTTTAGAAGAAATGCAGAAGAAGAAGCTGGTATCGATATGACGCCGATGCTAGACATCGTCTTCATCATGCTGATTTTCTTTATCGTTACCACCTCATTCGTCAAAGAGTCGGGGATCGATGTCAATCGTCCTTCAGCAGCTACAGCGACGAAGAAAGAGCGAGCTAATATTTTGATCGCGATTTCGGATGCAGGTGAAATATGGATTCAAAAAAGACGCGTTGATGTGCGATCTGTTCGCGCCAACGTTGAGAAACTACACGCGGAAAACCCTGAAGGGTCCGTTGTGATTCAATCAGACAAGGGAGCCAAGACCGGTACGTTGATCCAGGTGATGGACCAAGTTCGGTTGGCAGGTGTAACCGCCGTATCCATTGCTGCTAAGCCACAGGAATAA
- a CDS encoding energy transducer TonB encodes MRYLVALGAGGLVTLGLFYFMSVLISQGKKKPVENDLGPVVEFIRVKRDQETKTRSRELPKKPPPPKAAPSKPKMQVAENDQPQAEQLDMPQPKIANGLKGGMGPYLGGGGGGGNSDGEVMPIVRIAPQMPRKARMRGIEGYVVASFTVTKSGSVSDVKIVEAKPPRIFNREAKRAILKWKYKPQIVDGKAVEIPQTIRLDFKLEGEE; translated from the coding sequence ATGCGTTATCTGGTTGCTTTAGGTGCAGGTGGACTCGTTACCTTGGGACTGTTCTACTTCATGTCCGTTCTGATTTCTCAGGGTAAGAAGAAGCCTGTCGAAAACGATCTCGGCCCTGTGGTGGAATTCATCCGGGTCAAGCGAGATCAAGAAACGAAAACAAGAAGTCGTGAACTTCCGAAGAAGCCGCCTCCTCCCAAGGCTGCGCCTTCGAAACCAAAGATGCAGGTTGCTGAAAACGATCAGCCTCAGGCCGAACAGCTAGATATGCCCCAACCTAAAATTGCCAACGGCTTGAAAGGTGGCATGGGTCCTTATCTGGGCGGTGGTGGCGGCGGAGGGAACTCCGATGGTGAGGTAATGCCCATTGTGCGTATTGCTCCCCAGATGCCACGTAAGGCACGGATGAGAGGTATAGAAGGCTACGTTGTTGCCTCGTTTACAGTGACAAAATCAGGCTCTGTCTCGGATGTTAAGATTGTGGAAGCTAAACCTCCCAGGATTTTCAACCGAGAAGCCAAACGTGCTATCTTGAAATGGAAGTACAAACCCCAGATAGTCGATGGCAAGGCGGTAGAAATTCCCCAAACCATCCGACTTGACTTTAAGCTGGAGGGAGAGGAATGA
- a CDS encoding tetratricopeptide repeat protein yields the protein MRPIWTILMALQLFAVPSLATGKTVQEVVNRKPQTIEGGRSGTIRERSLKRLTKAQQLMSTEKYDAALEILQGLEKSLSGNKFGLAQVYQTSGYVYAQSDRFAKASEYFRKTIELNSLPKTPTLNTMYSLAQVLVAEERYIDAVPYIQDYLFNKEPQRAEAFFFYGQVLAQLKQMRMAAVQVEKALKLTDSPKESWLRLLVALYFEQKLYSKAAVILEKLVNIKPDKNQYWKQLSSVYIAMNQDSKALAVLEVAYKNKVLTEEKDLLQLIRLSLFEGVPYKAGVYLQKALDDGAVAKTSKHFELLAESWIQAQEVDRALTALDKAAPLSSDGKLYVRQGQLYLEKEKWKESIAALKKGIEKGGLKKEGLAYVALGIAHYNSGATQSAIESFRKAKAFPKFKKQAAEWINHVNTEVAITH from the coding sequence ATGAGACCAATTTGGACCATCCTGATGGCTCTGCAGTTGTTCGCTGTCCCGTCTCTAGCCACTGGTAAAACTGTGCAAGAGGTGGTGAATCGTAAGCCGCAGACCATTGAAGGCGGCCGATCGGGAACCATTAGAGAGCGCTCGTTGAAGCGTCTAACTAAGGCCCAGCAACTGATGTCCACGGAGAAGTACGATGCTGCCCTTGAAATTCTTCAAGGTCTTGAGAAGTCGCTAAGTGGCAACAAGTTTGGTTTAGCTCAGGTCTACCAAACCAGCGGTTACGTTTACGCTCAGTCAGATCGCTTTGCTAAGGCATCGGAATACTTTCGTAAGACCATCGAACTCAATTCTTTACCAAAAACCCCTACCCTGAATACCATGTATTCATTGGCTCAGGTCTTGGTAGCAGAAGAGCGCTACATCGATGCAGTACCTTATATTCAAGACTATCTCTTTAATAAGGAGCCGCAGAGAGCCGAAGCTTTCTTTTTCTATGGTCAGGTCTTAGCGCAGCTAAAGCAGATGAGAATGGCTGCTGTACAGGTGGAGAAAGCTCTAAAGCTGACGGATTCGCCTAAGGAAAGTTGGTTGCGTTTGCTCGTGGCACTTTATTTTGAGCAAAAGCTCTACAGTAAGGCTGCGGTGATCTTAGAAAAGCTAGTTAACATCAAGCCCGATAAGAATCAGTACTGGAAGCAGCTATCGAGTGTTTATATCGCGATGAACCAGGATAGTAAGGCTCTTGCTGTTTTGGAAGTGGCCTACAAGAACAAGGTTCTTACAGAAGAGAAAGACTTGCTGCAGCTAATCAGGTTATCCCTCTTTGAAGGGGTTCCTTACAAGGCTGGTGTCTATCTGCAAAAAGCTCTCGACGATGGTGCTGTTGCGAAGACTTCAAAGCATTTTGAACTCCTTGCTGAGTCATGGATTCAAGCTCAAGAAGTTGATCGAGCGCTGACTGCCTTGGACAAAGCTGCTCCATTATCGAGCGATGGTAAGCTTTACGTTCGCCAGGGTCAGCTTTATCTTGAGAAAGAGAAGTGGAAAGAATCTATTGCTGCTCTTAAGAAGGGTATCGAAAAGGGTGGCCTTAAAAAAGAAGGCTTGGCTTACGTTGCACTTGGTATCGCTCATTACAACTCGGGCGCAACTCAGTCGGCCATCGAAAGCTTTCGAAAAGCCAAAGCCTTTCCTAAGTTTAAAAAGCAGGCTGCTGAGTGGATCAACCACGTGAATACTGAGGTCGCCATCACTCACTAA
- a CDS encoding adenine phosphoribosyltransferase produces MELKSFIREIPDFPKPGINFKDITPLLKSPAALQATFDQLAAPFRDQKIDFVAGTESRGFMFGVGVAQALGVGFIPIRKKGKLPAEVFSETYELEYGTDCLEIHKDAIEKDQKVLLVDDLLATGGTMKATAKLVEACGGQVVSCAFLIELSFLGGKEALGDYSIHTLISY; encoded by the coding sequence ATGGAACTCAAGAGCTTTATCCGAGAAATTCCAGACTTCCCCAAGCCTGGTATCAATTTTAAGGACATCACGCCCCTTTTAAAAAGCCCTGCTGCCTTGCAAGCTACTTTTGATCAACTAGCGGCACCGTTTCGGGATCAGAAGATCGATTTTGTCGCCGGCACAGAAAGTCGTGGCTTTATGTTTGGAGTCGGTGTGGCACAAGCTCTTGGTGTCGGCTTTATCCCCATTCGCAAGAAAGGCAAGCTTCCAGCTGAGGTATTCAGCGAAACTTACGAGCTAGAATACGGCACCGACTGCCTGGAAATCCACAAGGATGCTATTGAGAAAGACCAAAAGGTATTGCTTGTAGACGACCTACTCGCCACCGGCGGCACTATGAAAGCAACGGCCAAGCTAGTGGAAGCCTGCGGGGGACAAGTTGTTTCCTGTGCCTTCCTCATTGAGCTATCGTTTCTTGGTGGCAAAGAGGCACTGGGAGACTACTCGATCCACACGCTGATCAGTTACTAA
- a CDS encoding S1 RNA-binding domain-containing protein, protein MRYDEIKWEDDEELESEKKKSSNADQGDSESFADLLAQADGSFERQSIRVGGQVTGIISAINEASESILVEIDPLHTGVIDRQDLLDDEGVLQARAGDKITAYVVSRKGGEVILSTSMSQSSQSLDDLYLAQENELPVQGKVIGENKGGFEVTVLGKRCFCPVSQIDTRFVQSKAEFIGNEYKFLIEKIEEGGRNIVVSRAKLLRREAELKIQELEEQISEDLILNGTVAELRDYGAFIDLGGLDGFLHVSEMSYSRINRASDFLGKGDKVRVKVLKIETVNDKKRISLSMKAVEEDPWSSIREELSDGASYSGKVTKLESFGAFVEIRPGVEGLIHISEMSWEKRVHHPSDIVSVGDQVNVRLLNIDEANKRISLSLKHVDDDPWVKAKELLIEGQSTTGQVISLKGFGAILELGETSVTGLLPMATLKKAYGESYRKQASPPKQLEVLIRSVNADEKKVLLSLPNIEDDEEPDTSYQDYLAKQESQVKEKSSQNQGTFGALLAAKLNEKKKG, encoded by the coding sequence ATGCGTTACGATGAAATAAAATGGGAAGACGACGAAGAACTGGAATCAGAGAAAAAAAAGTCTTCCAACGCAGACCAAGGTGATTCGGAAAGCTTCGCTGACCTTTTGGCTCAGGCTGATGGAAGCTTCGAACGACAGTCCATTCGCGTAGGCGGGCAAGTTACGGGAATTATTTCTGCTATTAATGAAGCTTCCGAGTCGATCCTTGTAGAGATCGACCCTCTTCATACAGGTGTCATCGATCGCCAGGACCTTTTAGACGATGAAGGAGTCCTTCAAGCAAGAGCTGGTGATAAGATCACCGCTTACGTGGTGTCGCGCAAGGGTGGTGAAGTCATCCTCAGTACCTCAATGAGTCAATCTAGCCAGAGTCTGGACGATCTCTACCTTGCTCAAGAAAATGAACTGCCGGTTCAAGGCAAGGTAATAGGCGAGAACAAGGGTGGTTTTGAAGTTACCGTCCTTGGCAAGCGCTGCTTCTGCCCTGTTTCACAGATCGACACCCGATTCGTTCAGTCGAAAGCTGAGTTCATCGGCAACGAATACAAGTTTTTGATCGAGAAAATTGAAGAAGGTGGTCGCAATATTGTCGTATCACGAGCCAAACTGCTTCGCCGCGAAGCGGAGCTGAAGATCCAAGAGTTGGAAGAGCAAATTTCTGAGGATCTGATTTTGAATGGTACGGTCGCGGAGCTGCGTGATTACGGCGCATTCATCGACCTCGGTGGCCTTGATGGCTTTCTGCATGTCTCTGAAATGAGTTACTCAAGGATCAATCGCGCAAGTGACTTCCTAGGTAAGGGCGACAAAGTCAGAGTTAAAGTTCTTAAGATTGAAACCGTCAACGATAAGAAACGCATCTCCCTATCAATGAAAGCTGTTGAGGAAGACCCCTGGAGCAGCATTCGGGAGGAACTAAGCGATGGCGCATCTTACTCTGGCAAGGTAACCAAGCTTGAGTCCTTCGGGGCTTTTGTGGAAATCAGGCCCGGAGTTGAGGGGTTGATCCATATCTCTGAGATGTCCTGGGAAAAACGTGTTCATCACCCGTCTGATATTGTAAGTGTCGGCGATCAAGTCAACGTCCGCTTGCTTAACATCGACGAGGCCAACAAAAGAATCTCATTGAGCCTAAAGCACGTCGATGATGATCCTTGGGTTAAAGCCAAGGAGCTTCTTATTGAAGGTCAGTCTACGACCGGTCAGGTTATTAGCCTCAAAGGCTTTGGTGCCATTCTTGAGCTAGGCGAAACCAGCGTTACTGGACTTCTACCTATGGCTACCTTGAAAAAAGCCTACGGTGAAAGTTATCGCAAGCAAGCATCACCGCCGAAGCAACTCGAAGTTCTGATTCGCTCCGTCAATGCCGATGAGAAGAAAGTCCTTTTGTCTCTTCCCAATATCGAGGATGATGAAGAACCTGATACCTCTTACCAAGACTACCTTGCCAAGCAAGAATCTCAGGTAAAGGAGAAAAGCAGCCAAAACCAAGGCACTTTTGGAGCTTTATTGGCCGCTAAACTAAACGAGAAGAAGAAGGGATAA
- a CDS encoding alpha/beta fold hydrolase, producing the protein MKRKTVQETIETCDGLDLFCETYPVDEPQGVAIISHGFGEHCGVYKSLADALQDQNFAVFTYDLRGHGKSPGERGDFGSLGDVVDDLELLVARANERYESKPLFLLGHNIGGSIAAIYTVKTRPHIGGLLLSHLPFHIESSSVQRIIKPLLKVFLPIESEHKAQDFLGAVQANDELLHHQALTMMATVELDEGHHRLQRKGDQLVCPLYVVCKKSHGAEHQRFFDRTLSYSKEIALHDMHPSAPSVFEPMIAWMAKRVPEFESMDEAVEDDDTELSARSF; encoded by the coding sequence ATGAAAAGGAAAACGGTTCAAGAAACCATCGAAACCTGTGATGGGCTCGATCTTTTTTGCGAAACCTACCCCGTTGACGAACCACAAGGGGTCGCTATCATTAGCCACGGTTTTGGCGAACATTGTGGGGTGTATAAAAGCCTGGCAGATGCTCTTCAGGATCAAAACTTTGCAGTCTTTACCTACGATCTTCGCGGTCACGGAAAATCTCCTGGTGAACGTGGAGATTTCGGTAGTCTTGGTGATGTGGTTGATGATTTAGAGTTGTTGGTAGCCAGGGCCAACGAACGCTATGAGTCGAAGCCTCTATTTTTGCTTGGTCATAACATCGGGGGTAGTATTGCGGCTATTTATACCGTCAAAACCAGGCCTCATATCGGTGGATTGCTACTTAGTCACCTACCGTTTCATATCGAGTCAAGCAGTGTCCAAAGGATCATCAAGCCCTTGCTAAAAGTATTTTTGCCTATCGAGTCTGAGCATAAAGCCCAAGACTTTCTGGGCGCTGTCCAGGCCAACGATGAGCTTCTCCACCACCAAGCCCTAACAATGATGGCTACTGTGGAACTGGACGAGGGGCACCATCGATTGCAGCGCAAAGGGGATCAGCTCGTTTGCCCGCTCTATGTCGTTTGCAAAAAAAGTCATGGAGCTGAACATCAGAGATTCTTCGATCGGACTCTCAGCTATTCAAAAGAAATTGCCTTGCATGATATGCATCCTAGTGCGCCTAGCGTTTTTGAACCAATGATTGCTTGGATGGCCAAGAGAGTGCCTGAGTTTGAGAGTATGGATGAAGCTGTGGAGGACGATGACACAGAACTATCAGCTCGCAGCTTTTAG
- a CDS encoding sel1 repeat family protein, which yields MKPILILAVAIGCMACEPKKSKNASAQKERVRGGLSAKAPPKKPIAEKSIVEQIREEAKSEQALVDDLEVPPPSDPSLSTEAPAPAKQDKTTPSYAERLFAHGRIAARNGKSDEARRYYLDACQLGYYEACHKFAYYEHKQGNFKNALRFYRLSCKHGILKSCNNMGFGLETMGQHEQAKDYYSRACLNQHEGACDSLRRVIDKTKMAH from the coding sequence GTGAAACCCATTTTGATCCTAGCAGTAGCCATCGGGTGTATGGCTTGTGAACCGAAGAAATCCAAAAACGCAAGCGCACAAAAAGAGCGAGTCAGAGGAGGGCTTTCTGCCAAGGCTCCCCCGAAAAAGCCGATCGCTGAAAAATCGATTGTGGAGCAAATTCGTGAAGAGGCTAAGTCTGAGCAAGCCCTGGTCGATGACCTCGAAGTACCCCCTCCTAGCGACCCAAGCCTAAGCACCGAGGCACCAGCCCCAGCAAAACAAGACAAAACTACGCCAAGCTATGCGGAAAGACTCTTCGCCCATGGCCGCATAGCAGCCCGCAATGGTAAATCAGACGAAGCTAGGCGCTATTACCTTGATGCTTGTCAGTTGGGCTACTATGAAGCTTGTCACAAGTTCGCTTACTATGAACATAAACAAGGCAATTTCAAGAACGCTCTGCGCTTCTATAGGTTGTCTTGTAAGCACGGCATCCTCAAAAGTTGTAACAATATGGGCTTTGGTCTAGAAACCATGGGCCAGCATGAACAAGCAAAGGACTATTATTCTAGGGCTTGCCTCAATCAGCATGAAGGTGCATGTGATAGCTTGCGACGGGTTATTGATAAAACAAAAATGGCTCATTGA